The Methanomassiliicoccales archaeon genome has a segment encoding these proteins:
- a CDS encoding glycosyltransferase family 4 protein: MRVALITFNISGGLNHYIACLANELSKICELRVFTPYGFDKSWIDNVDIHEMPIPNSKAAFGRMIFHPQRFLEMFDEIRDFRPDIIHINERNLGFFPVLRMFDNKKIVLTIHDPVRHIGSGSWYSGIETAAFMNMAQNIIVHGEKFRKCYPNKQVFVIPHGEYGRFQGTTNDVPEEPDTLLFFGRITMYKGIDILIKAMKDVWSARPQTRLIIAGNGDLKALGIDTTGEDRIEVLNSYIPNEEVSKLFQRASVVVLPYIEGTQSGVLATSLALGKPTIATRVGCFEETLADGKNGILVDPGDDKALSKAIIELLANDDLRKDIGKRAKEYSDAYLQWAPIAKVTLESYQKVLDGSHK, encoded by the coding sequence ATGCGCGTCGCCTTGATCACGTTCAATATATCCGGTGGGCTCAATCACTATATCGCATGTTTGGCCAATGAACTGTCGAAGATATGCGAGCTACGCGTGTTCACTCCGTACGGGTTCGATAAAAGCTGGATCGACAATGTGGATATCCACGAGATGCCGATCCCCAACAGCAAGGCCGCCTTTGGCCGTATGATCTTCCATCCCCAAAGGTTCCTGGAAATGTTCGATGAGATCCGGGACTTCAGGCCAGACATCATCCATATCAATGAGAGGAATCTTGGGTTCTTTCCGGTCCTGAGGATGTTCGACAACAAGAAGATCGTCCTGACCATCCACGATCCAGTCCGCCACATCGGCTCCGGTTCCTGGTATTCCGGAATAGAGACCGCAGCTTTCATGAACATGGCACAGAACATCATCGTCCATGGAGAGAAGTTCAGAAAATGCTATCCCAACAAGCAGGTGTTCGTGATCCCGCACGGTGAGTATGGGCGTTTCCAGGGGACCACTAATGACGTCCCCGAGGAGCCGGATACGCTGCTGTTCTTCGGCAGGATCACCATGTACAAGGGGATAGACATCCTGATCAAGGCGATGAAGGACGTATGGAGCGCCCGGCCTCAGACCAGATTGATCATCGCCGGGAACGGCGACCTGAAGGCCCTCGGGATCGATACCACCGGCGAGGACAGGATCGAGGTGCTCAACAGCTATATCCCTAACGAAGAGGTCTCCAAGCTCTTCCAACGAGCCTCCGTTGTCGTGCTGCCCTATATCGAAGGGACGCAGAGCGGGGTGCTGGCGACCTCATTGGCACTAGGCAAGCCGACCATCGCCACCCGGGTGGGATGCTTCGAGGAGACCCTCGCGGACGGCAAGAACGGCATACTGGTCGATCCCGGGGACGATAAGGCCCTGAGCAAGGCCATAATCGAGCTTCTTGCGAACGATGACCTGAGGAAGGATATCGGGAAGAGGGCCAAGGAATATTCCGATGCGTACCTACAATGGGCCCCGATCGCCAAAGTGACGCTGGAATCCTATCAGAAGGTCCTGGACGGCAGCCATAAGTAG